CCCTAGGAAGCCGCGGGACCTTTGTGCGCACGCGCCGCCgcgcccgggggcgggggggtctcGCACACTCGCGCGGCGCCCATTGGGCGTACCTGCCGCACGCCCGAGGAGCGAGCGAGGGCTCGCGCTCCTTCGGCCCCGCCCCCAGCGGCGCGCGCCCCTACGGCGGCCAGGGGGCGGGGGACGCGGGCAAAGCCGGTTATGGAGGCCCTGCGGAGGGCCCATGAGGCCGTGCTCTGGCTGCTGCTGTGCCGGCCCTGGGCCTTGGGCGCCGCCTCCCGCCCGAAGCCCCGCGCCTCGGAGGTGCTGACGCGCCACCTGCTGCAGCGGCGCTTGCCGCACTGGACTTCCTTCTGCGTGCCCTACAGCGCCGTCCGCAACGACCAGTTCGGCCTCTCGCACTTCAACTGGCCCGTGCAGGGCGCCAACTACCACGTCCTGCGCACCGGCTGCTTCCCCTTCATCAAGTACCACTGCTCCAAGGCCCCCTGGCACGACCTGGCCCGGCAGGACCGGTTCTTCACGGCGCTCAAGGTTATCAACCTCGGTGAGTGGCCCGGGCCGGCGAAGCATGTCGCGCCGACGATGGCCCCACTGTTTGCAAAGCACGCTGACAAACGCTCTGGCTCCGAGGCCGAGCCCCCGGCCCTAGGTCAGACCGCGCCGGCCCTGGGAGACCTGCCCCGGCCCCGTGCAGGCTCGCCCGGGCGCACGCGCTCGCCACGCTTCGCCCAGTGTTGGCGTCCCACCCACTCTGCAGCCTTCCAGCCCCGGCCCTGGCCCTGGGCTTCTGTATTCCCCCGCCCGGCAGGTGCCTGTCAGGGCTAAGTTGTTGCTCCTGAATCGTACCCCGGAAAGTGGGGCTTATCGACATGCCTGTACTTAGGGACCACCCTGCATCACCCCGGGGAGAGAGCATTCCATCCTCGCTACCCTGCAGCTCTTAACTAGAAGGACCCCTACATTGGGCAGTGAGAAGAAGGGTGTAGGCCCCTGGAAAGTGgctcttaagtttttaaaaaatgcctaatTGCATGGCAGGACTCGTTCCCATGAACACCACTTTGTGGGTGCGTTCATATTATAAAAACTGGAACTACTTTTTTGaagtttctttgttctctttataTGAAACCCCAGCAAGTTTGTTTTACTAAAAGCACTAAAGATTTTCACCAGTGATGCTAGGcctaaaagatatttaaaagactACCTCTTTAATATTGGTATGTTTTCATGGAATATTCTAACTCTGAGAGTGTTAACTCTTGCTGGATGTTT
Above is a genomic segment from Tursiops truncatus isolate mTurTru1 chromosome 2, mTurTru1.mat.Y, whole genome shotgun sequence containing:
- the C2H15orf61 gene encoding uncharacterized protein C15orf61 homolog, which encodes MEALRRAHEAVLWLLLCRPWALGAASRPKPRASEVLTRHLLQRRLPHWTSFCVPYSAVRNDQFGLSHFNWPVQGANYHVLRTGCFPFIKYHCSKAPWHDLARQDRFFTALKVINLGIPTLLYGLGSWLFARVTETVHTSYGPITVYFLNKEDEGAMY